One Sebastes umbrosus isolate fSebUmb1 chromosome 6, fSebUmb1.pri, whole genome shotgun sequence DNA window includes the following coding sequences:
- the LOC119489600 gene encoding glucose-induced degradation protein 8-A homolog — protein MSYTEKPEDITREEWMDKLNNVHIQRADMNRLIMNYLVTEGFKEAAEKFRMESGIEPSVDLDSLDERIKIREMILKGQIQDAIALINSLHPELLDTNRYLYFHLQQQHLIELIRLRETEAALEFAQSQLAEQGEESRECLTEMERTLALLAFDNPEESPFGDLLNMMQRQKVWSEVNQCVLDYENRESTPKLAKLLKLLLWAQNELDQKKVKYPKMTDLSKGTIEDPK, from the exons ATGAGTTATACAGAGAAGCCAGAGGACATAACGAGGGAAGAGTGGATGGATAAACTCAACAACGTCCATATCCAGAGAGCTGACATGAACAGGCTCATTATGAACTACCTGGTGACAG AGGGCTTCAAGGAGGCAGCGGAGAAGTTCAGGATGGAGTCAGGAATAGAGCCCAGTGTCGACTTGGATTCCCTCGATGAAAGAATTAAGATCAGAGAGATGATCCTGAAGGGACAGATCCAAGACGCCATCGCACTGATCAACAGTCTGCACCCAGAACTGCTGGATACTAACCGTTACCTCTACTTCCACCTAcag cagcagcatctgatTGAGCTGATTCGTTTGAGGGAGACTGAAGCCGCCCTTGAATTTGCCCAGTCTCAGTTAGCAGAGCAGGGGGAGGAGAGCCGAGAATGTCTCACCGAGATGGAGAGGACGCTGGCCCTGCTGGCTTTCGACAACCCTGAGGAGTCACCTTTTGGAGATCTGCTTAATATGATGCAGAGACAAAAG GTCTGGAGTGAAGTGAATCAGTGTGTGCTAGACTATGAAAACAGAGAGTCAACACCCAAGCTGGCCAAGCTCCTGAAGCTACTGCTGTGGGCTCAAAATGAACTTGACCAAAAGAAAGTGAAGTATCCCAAAATGACAGACCTCAGCAAGGGAACCATCGAAGACCCAAAATAA